In one window of Oryza sativa Japonica Group chromosome 9, ASM3414082v1 DNA:
- the LOC4346437 gene encoding uncharacterized protein — translation MATTRRRTASAIPSSSAPADELPGRGGDALGAERLEGSVPAGELVKAKATKKPVAFARVWSEADELRILECLAAHVEKHGAPPGRSQLPEVLAGRGLDKEEFTVSEIYEKVRRLRTQYDKMLSGPRPVPGDNRFELSCAIWGNPVAPPPTSPAPEKSSIPASGTRGRRDLEELRPLYPYLVDEVERISTNELGGHVLKMGLEFIDDGTAVRMNGMAKKQRVLELKTMLKLDSMRKEVTRTLLNNMD, via the coding sequence ATGGCTACGACCCGCCGCCGGACCGCCTCTGCGATTCCCTCCTCATCCGCTCCAGCCGACGAGCTCCCCGGCCGAGGAGGGGACGCGCTGGGGGCGGAGCGCCTGGAGGGTTCCGTACCGGCCGGGGAGTTGGTAAAGGCGAAGGCGACGAAGAAGCCGGTCGCGTTCGCGCGCGTCTGGTCGGAGGCGGACGAGCTCCGCATCCTGGAGTGCCTCGCCGCGCACGTCGAGAAGCACGGCGCGCCCCCGGGTCGCTCCCAGCTGCCCGAGGtcctcgccggccgcggccTCGACAAGGAGGAGTTCACCGTCTCGGAGATTTACGAGAAGGTGCGCCGCCTACGGACCCAGTACGACAAAATGCTCTCCGGTCCTCGGCCCGTACCAGGCGACAACAGGTTCGAGCTCTCTTGTGCCATTTGGGGCAACCCCGTCGCGCCACCACCAACCTCTCCGGCTCCGGAGaagagctcgattccggcgtcGGGAACCAGGGGCCGCAGGGACCTAGAGGAGCTGCGTCCTCTGTATCCTTATCTCGTCGATGAGGTGGAGAGGATCAGCACCAATGAGTTGGGTGGACATGTTCTCAAGATGGGATTGGAGTTCATCGATGACGGTACAGCCGTCCGTATGAACGGCATGGCGAAGAAGCAGAGGGTTCTGGAGCTCAAGACGATGTTGAAGCTAGATAGTATGAGGAAGGAGGTGACGAGGACGTTGCTCAACAACATGGATTGA